Proteins co-encoded in one Flavobacterium sp. M31R6 genomic window:
- a CDS encoding thiol-disulfide oxidoreductase DCC family protein: MLNLPKNKKIILFDGVCNLCNSAVQFVVKHDKKDIFRFVALQSELGQEILAYIGINAKNIDSIVLYEPGVAYYYKSSAAIQIAQNLGGFWHFGTVFKIIPIGIRNFLYDYIAKNRYKWYGKKESCMIPTPELKIKFL, translated from the coding sequence ATTTTGAATCTTCCAAAAAACAAAAAAATAATTCTCTTTGATGGTGTTTGCAATCTTTGTAATTCAGCAGTGCAGTTTGTGGTTAAACACGATAAAAAAGATATTTTTAGGTTTGTGGCTTTACAGTCAGAATTAGGGCAAGAAATCCTTGCTTATATTGGGATTAATGCTAAAAATATTGATAGTATTGTTCTGTACGAACCTGGAGTGGCTTATTATTACAAATCATCCGCAGCCATTCAAATAGCGCAAAATCTGGGTGGATTTTGGCATTTTGGAACTGTTTTTAAAATTATTCCAATCGGAATAAGAAACTTTCTATACGACTACATTGCCAAGAACAGATATAAATGGTACGGTAAAAAAGAAAGTTGTATGATACCAACTCCAGAATTAAAAATAAAATTTTTGTAA
- a CDS encoding transglutaminase: protein MIQLNKTNFHLVKSKFQLKKPWDSFVIFLLSILITIPLFIVLHQNLIDPHWYFNLDRILLFILVLVIVHLALYSLRTIIIICLALYFLALIYGSLFGNFSFNSVFDDYNAMLYTMNNNPFPQDIIVAKLLPFPNKDEILKAIEYENPKVRNFAIMATTKHFKKVRGYPDYRNLIQCFAVFKEINSRWNYVNDPKNGDYIATAHESLLYFSGDCDDHSILMAAAIRSIGGTPRLIHTKGHIYPEILIGSMKDLEKANYLIKNVLFVQESRNKQINYHIDERNQVWLNLDYTAKYPGGPFLSEEILGALTLE from the coding sequence ATGATACAACTTAACAAAACGAATTTTCATTTAGTAAAGTCCAAGTTTCAGTTGAAAAAACCTTGGGATAGTTTTGTTATCTTTCTTTTAAGTATTCTTATTACAATTCCTTTATTTATAGTACTTCACCAAAATTTAATTGATCCACATTGGTATTTTAATTTGGATCGAATACTGCTTTTTATTCTTGTTTTGGTAATTGTTCACCTTGCTTTATACTCATTAAGGACTATAATTATTATTTGTTTGGCGCTCTATTTTTTGGCACTCATTTATGGTAGCTTATTCGGAAATTTTAGTTTCAATTCCGTTTTTGACGATTACAATGCGATGCTGTACACCATGAATAATAATCCATTTCCACAGGATATTATTGTCGCCAAATTGCTACCGTTTCCCAATAAGGATGAAATTTTAAAAGCAATAGAATACGAGAATCCAAAGGTGAGAAACTTTGCCATAATGGCAACAACAAAGCATTTTAAGAAAGTTCGGGGCTATCCTGATTACAGGAACTTAATCCAGTGTTTTGCCGTTTTCAAAGAAATCAATAGTCGATGGAATTATGTAAATGATCCCAAAAATGGAGATTATATTGCAACAGCCCATGAATCATTGCTTTATTTTTCGGGTGATTGTGATGATCATTCCATTTTGATGGCCGCTGCCATTAGATCTATTGGAGGAACACCAAGGCTGATTCATACTAAAGGTCACATCTATCCCGAAATTTTAATCGGAAGCATGAAGGATCTTGAAAAAGCAAATTATCTTATCAAAAATGTATTATTTGTGCAGGAAAGTCGCAATAAACAGATTAATTACCACATCGATGAACGCAATCAAGTATGGTTAAATCTCGATTATACGGCAAAATATCCTGGAGGTCCCTTTCTGTCCGAAGAAATATTGGGGGCGTTGACATTGGAATAA
- a CDS encoding DUF4265 domain-containing protein, giving the protein MTETHAKILFRYHSDILDEEVVETLWSEIIDSEKGIYKLDNIPFYGPLIATDDIFYAKYDEIEETVVYKETIEISGNSIIQVVILKDSFDKEIIREKLKVMNCLSEGFNEKYFVVEIKEDIDYSVVKHFLNEYLELEILDFAEPCLSKKHSDDLLK; this is encoded by the coding sequence ATGACAGAAACTCACGCAAAAATTTTATTTAGATATCATAGTGATATTTTAGACGAAGAAGTGGTTGAAACCCTGTGGTCGGAAATAATTGATTCGGAAAAAGGAATTTATAAATTAGATAATATTCCATTCTATGGTCCACTCATTGCAACAGATGATATTTTTTATGCTAAATATGATGAGATCGAAGAAACAGTCGTTTATAAAGAAACAATTGAAATTTCAGGAAATTCTATAATTCAGGTTGTAATTTTAAAAGACAGTTTTGATAAGGAAATTATTAGAGAAAAACTCAAAGTAATGAATTGTTTATCAGAAGGGTTTAATGAAAAGTATTTTGTTGTAGAAATTAAAGAGGATATTGATTATTCAGTAGTGAAACATTTTTTAAATGAATATTTAGAATTAGAAATATTAGATTTTGCTGAACCTTGTTTGTCTAAAAAACACAGTGACGATTTATTAAAATAA
- a CDS encoding CAL67264 family membrane protein: MGMNKNTILGWATFIMILMGLLLIGLGAFRYDDVAGWGFAAVGFGFLANAWVFSSLKGRV, from the coding sequence ATGGGAATGAATAAAAATACTATTCTTGGATGGGCGACCTTTATAATGATACTCATGGGATTATTACTGATAGGATTAGGCGCTTTTCGATATGATGACGTAGCAGGCTGGGGATTTGCGGCTGTAGGATTTGGTTTTTTGGCTAATGCTTGGGTATTTAGTTCTCTTAAAGGAAGAGTTTAA
- the holA gene encoding DNA polymerase III subunit delta, which produces MDEVVKIVNDIKAGNIKPIYFLMGEEPYYIDKLSEYIEENILSEEEKGFNQTVLYGRDVTIEDVVSTAKRYPMMADRQVVIIKEAQELSRTIDKIESYVENPMPSTVLVFCYKYKTLDKRKKVTKLLAKNGIVYESKKLYENQVGDWIKRVLAGKKYTIEPKASAMLVEFLGTDLSKINNELEKLQIILPAGTTISAKDIEENIGFSKDYNVFELRKAIGERDQLKAYKIADNFAQNPKDNPIVMTTGLVFGFFVQLLKYHGLKDKNPKNAASALGVNPFFLKDYDVAIKNYPMRKVSQIVASLRDTDVKSKGVGANSLSQADLLREMLYKIFN; this is translated from the coding sequence ATGGACGAAGTTGTAAAGATTGTTAATGATATAAAGGCAGGAAACATCAAACCTATTTATTTTTTGATGGGAGAGGAACCTTATTATATTGACAAATTATCAGAATATATAGAAGAAAATATTTTATCCGAAGAGGAAAAAGGTTTCAATCAAACTGTTTTATACGGCAGAGATGTTACTATTGAAGATGTTGTTTCCACAGCCAAACGTTATCCTATGATGGCTGATCGTCAGGTAGTCATTATTAAAGAAGCCCAGGAATTATCAAGAACAATCGACAAAATCGAAAGTTATGTCGAAAACCCAATGCCTTCAACCGTTTTGGTATTTTGTTATAAATACAAGACCTTGGATAAACGAAAAAAAGTTACTAAACTTTTAGCCAAAAACGGAATTGTTTATGAAAGCAAAAAACTGTATGAAAATCAGGTAGGAGATTGGATTAAGCGAGTATTGGCTGGAAAAAAATACACTATTGAACCCAAAGCTTCTGCTATGCTGGTAGAGTTTCTGGGAACTGATTTGAGCAAAATCAATAATGAACTGGAAAAACTGCAAATCATATTGCCTGCAGGGACTACTATTTCGGCCAAAGATATAGAAGAAAATATCGGGTTCAGTAAAGATTATAATGTCTTTGAATTGCGAAAAGCCATTGGCGAACGCGACCAACTGAAAGCCTATAAAATAGCCGATAATTTTGCACAAAATCCAAAAGACAATCCAATAGTAATGACGACTGGTTTGGTTTTTGGTTTTTTCGTCCAATTATTGAAATACCACGGTTTAAAAGATAAAAATCCTAAAAACGCGGCCTCTGCTTTAGGAGTTAATCCTTTTTTTCTAAAAGATTATGATGTGGCAATCAAAAACTATCCGATGAGAAAAGTTAGCCAGATAGTTGCTTCATTACGAGATACCGATGTAAAAAGCAAAGGAGTTGGCGCTAATAGTTTGTCACAGGCCGATTTGTTACGAGAAATGCTTTATAAAATATTTAATTAA
- the pulA gene encoding type I pullulanase produces the protein MFGSTKKFHFVIGLLLTANFAMTQNSKINTIQYASFDTYPVYLNGDLGVNYTSNKTTVKLWSPNVEEARINLYKQGNDGEAIATKSLDYDAKTGVWQIVLDGNYHNTYYTLQVKNKGNWSKEMPDPYAKGVGVNGNRGLIFDSKLTNPSNWNTDKQPELKSVSDIILYEAHVRDFSIDPSSGIKNKGKFLGLTEKNTKNSFGEATGLAHLQELGITHLHLLPVFDYKSIDETSLDKNQYNWGYDPQNYNSLEGSYSTNPFDGLVRMQEYKQMVMALHEAKIRLVMDVVYNHTSSTDIFDQLVPGYYYRSWPDGKRSDATACGNEFASDRIMARQFMLESLKYWVKEYHVDGFRFDLMAVHDIETMNTISAALKEIDPTIFLYGEGWTAGNSPLPIEKRALKNNAKKLNDISVFSDDIRDGVKGHWSNVTEKGFVSGNPNYKEVIQFGIVASTNHPQIKYDSKRGYAQFPYSDSPTKVIGYVSCHDNNTLYDKLKIANPKATEKELVQMDKLANTIILTSQSIPFLHMGVEMKRTKMGVENSYKSPDSINKIDWNWKHENKELVQYYENLIVLRNNHPAFKMTSEKMIQEHLEFLTINDFLLVGYTLKNNANGDKWKNIRVYFNGDEKEAKQTLDGTWKIVCDGEIINQNGIETIKNQSITIPGRSAVILYQE, from the coding sequence ATGTTTGGTTCCACTAAAAAATTCCATTTCGTAATTGGTTTACTTCTCACAGCAAATTTTGCCATGACTCAAAACTCAAAAATAAACACCATTCAATATGCTTCTTTTGATACTTATCCTGTCTATTTGAATGGTGATTTAGGGGTAAATTATACAAGCAACAAAACCACAGTTAAATTATGGAGTCCCAATGTGGAGGAAGCCAGAATCAATTTGTACAAACAAGGCAATGATGGCGAAGCTATAGCTACTAAAAGTTTAGATTATGACGCTAAAACCGGAGTCTGGCAAATTGTTTTAGACGGTAATTATCATAACACCTACTATACTTTACAAGTAAAAAACAAAGGGAATTGGTCCAAAGAAATGCCCGATCCTTATGCAAAAGGAGTTGGTGTCAACGGAAATCGTGGTTTAATCTTCGACTCAAAACTAACCAATCCTTCTAATTGGAATACAGACAAACAACCTGAATTAAAATCTGTTTCGGATATTATATTGTACGAAGCACATGTACGCGATTTTTCTATTGATCCTTCATCAGGTATAAAAAACAAAGGAAAATTTCTCGGATTAACAGAAAAAAACACCAAAAATTCTTTTGGAGAAGCAACAGGATTAGCTCATTTACAGGAATTAGGAATTACCCATTTGCATTTACTTCCTGTGTTTGATTATAAATCTATTGACGAAACTTCATTAGATAAAAATCAATATAATTGGGGATATGATCCACAGAATTACAACTCTTTAGAAGGATCTTATTCAACCAATCCTTTTGACGGATTAGTGCGTATGCAGGAATACAAACAGATGGTTATGGCTTTGCATGAAGCTAAAATTCGTCTGGTAATGGATGTGGTTTACAATCACACCAGCTCTACCGATATTTTTGACCAATTGGTTCCAGGTTATTATTACAGAAGTTGGCCTGATGGAAAACGTTCGGATGCAACGGCCTGCGGAAATGAATTTGCCTCCGATCGAATTATGGCTAGACAATTTATGCTGGAATCACTTAAATATTGGGTAAAAGAATATCATGTTGATGGATTTCGATTTGACTTAATGGCCGTGCACGATATTGAAACGATGAATACTATTTCGGCAGCATTAAAGGAGATTGACCCAACAATATTTTTATATGGTGAAGGATGGACAGCTGGTAACTCACCTTTACCAATAGAAAAAAGAGCGTTAAAAAACAATGCCAAAAAATTAAATGATATTTCGGTTTTCTCAGATGACATTAGAGATGGGGTGAAAGGACATTGGTCTAATGTTACCGAAAAAGGTTTTGTAAGCGGCAATCCAAATTACAAAGAAGTAATTCAATTCGGAATTGTTGCTTCCACAAATCATCCTCAAATAAAATATGATTCTAAAAGAGGTTATGCTCAATTCCCTTATTCTGACAGCCCTACAAAAGTTATTGGTTATGTTTCCTGTCACGACAACAACACTTTGTACGATAAACTAAAAATAGCCAATCCAAAAGCAACTGAAAAGGAATTGGTGCAAATGGATAAATTAGCCAATACCATTATTTTGACTTCACAAAGCATTCCTTTTCTACATATGGGAGTAGAAATGAAACGAACCAAAATGGGAGTTGAGAACTCTTATAAATCACCAGACAGCATCAATAAAATCGATTGGAACTGGAAACACGAGAATAAAGAACTAGTTCAATACTACGAAAACCTTATTGTGTTAAGAAACAATCATCCAGCATTCAAAATGACATCCGAAAAGATGATTCAAGAACATTTGGAATTTTTAACAATAAATGATTTCTTACTTGTTGGATATACCTTGAAAAACAATGCTAATGGGGACAAATGGAAGAACATAAGAGTCTATTTTAATGGAGATGAAAAAGAAGCAAAACAAACCCTTGACGGAACATGGAAAATAGTTTGTGATGGCGAAATTATCAACCAAAATGGCATTGAAACTATTAAAAATCAATCTATAACAATTCCTGGAAGAAGTGCTGTAATTTTGTATCAGGAATAA
- the ung gene encoding uracil-DNA glycosylase, translating to MNLNLIPSWQTILSDEIEKPYFRELMDIVEQEYQNSVCFPPKELIFSAFNNCFFENIKVVIIGQDPYHGDGEANGLSFSVNDSVRIPPSLRNIFREINTDLDSIFMPTSGNLESWAKQGVLLLNASLTVRKDNPNSHKHLKWNLFTDAVIQKISEEKENVVFMLWGSFAHKKGAKINREKHLVLESGHPSPMSANQGKWFGNKHFSQTNLYLEKNNLGKIIWL from the coding sequence ATGAACCTCAACTTAATACCTTCCTGGCAAACTATTTTATCAGATGAGATAGAGAAACCATATTTCCGCGAATTGATGGATATCGTTGAACAAGAATATCAAAATTCGGTTTGTTTTCCTCCAAAAGAGCTGATTTTTTCGGCTTTCAATAATTGTTTTTTTGAAAATATAAAAGTGGTCATTATCGGCCAAGATCCGTATCATGGCGACGGGGAAGCAAACGGTTTGTCCTTTTCGGTAAATGATTCGGTGCGAATTCCGCCTTCATTGCGTAATATTTTCAGGGAAATCAATACCGATTTGGATTCTATTTTCATGCCTACATCAGGGAATCTAGAATCTTGGGCCAAGCAAGGTGTTTTATTACTGAACGCATCCTTAACCGTGAGAAAAGACAATCCAAACAGCCATAAACATCTCAAGTGGAATCTTTTTACGGATGCTGTTATTCAAAAAATATCAGAGGAAAAAGAAAATGTAGTTTTTATGTTATGGGGAAGCTTTGCACACAAAAAAGGAGCAAAAATTAACAGGGAAAAGCATTTGGTTCTAGAATCGGGGCATCCTTCGCCCATGAGTGCCAATCAGGGAAAATGGTTTGGAAATAAACATTTTAGTCAGACGAATTTGTATTTGGAGAAGAATAATTTAGGGAAGATTATTTGGCTGTAA
- the ettA gene encoding energy-dependent translational throttle protein EttA: protein MSDDKKVIFSMQKLSKTYQGADKPVLKNIYLSFFYGAKIGILGLNGSGKSSLLKIIAGVDKNYQGDVVFQPGYTVGYLEQEPILDDSKTVIEIVREGAAETMAVLEEYNKINDLFGLEENYSDPDKMDKLMDRQAALQDKIDALGAWEIDTKLEIAMDALRTPEGDTPIKNLSGGERRRVALCRLLLQQPDVLLLDEPTNHLDAESVLWLEQHLAQYSGTVIAVTHDRYFLDNVAGWILELDRGEGIPWKGNYSSWLDQKSSRMALEEKVASKRRKNLERELDWVRQGAKGRQTKQKARLQNYDKLLNEDQKQLDENLEIYIPNGPRLGTNVIEAKNVAKAFGDKLLYDNLNFTLPQAGIVGIIGPNGAGKSTIFKMIMGEQKTDSGEFSVGDTVKIAYVDQAHSNIDPNKSIWENFADGQELIMMGGKQVNSRAYLSRFNFGGGEQNKKVSMLSGGERNRLHLAMTLKEEGNVLLLDEPTNDLDVNTLRALEEGLENFAGCAVVISHDRWFLDRICTHILAFEGDSEVYYFEGGFSDYEENKKKRLGGDLTPKRLKYRKLIR, encoded by the coding sequence ATGTCAGACGATAAAAAAGTAATTTTCTCAATGCAAAAATTGAGTAAAACGTATCAAGGAGCAGATAAGCCTGTACTTAAAAATATTTATTTGAGTTTCTTTTACGGAGCCAAAATTGGTATTCTGGGTCTAAATGGTTCTGGAAAATCTTCTCTTTTAAAGATTATAGCAGGAGTTGACAAGAACTATCAAGGAGATGTTGTTTTTCAACCTGGTTATACTGTAGGTTATTTGGAACAAGAACCAATTCTTGATGATTCTAAAACGGTTATCGAAATTGTTCGTGAAGGTGCTGCCGAAACAATGGCGGTTTTGGAAGAATACAACAAAATCAATGATTTATTTGGTCTTGAGGAAAACTATTCTGATCCAGATAAAATGGATAAATTGATGGATCGTCAAGCTGCATTGCAGGACAAAATTGATGCTCTTGGTGCTTGGGAAATCGATACGAAATTAGAAATCGCAATGGATGCGTTGCGCACGCCAGAAGGTGATACACCAATTAAAAACCTTTCTGGAGGTGAGCGTCGTCGTGTGGCTTTATGTCGTTTGTTATTGCAACAACCTGATGTATTGCTTTTGGATGAGCCTACGAATCACTTGGATGCTGAGTCTGTACTTTGGTTAGAGCAACATTTAGCACAATATTCAGGAACTGTAATTGCTGTAACACACGATAGATATTTCTTGGATAACGTTGCTGGTTGGATTTTGGAACTGGATAGAGGAGAAGGTATTCCTTGGAAAGGAAATTATTCTTCTTGGTTAGACCAAAAATCAAGCAGAATGGCATTAGAAGAAAAAGTGGCTTCTAAACGTCGTAAAAATTTAGAACGTGAGTTGGACTGGGTTCGTCAAGGTGCGAAAGGCCGTCAAACCAAGCAAAAAGCACGTTTACAGAACTACGATAAACTTTTGAATGAAGACCAAAAACAATTGGACGAAAACTTGGAAATCTACATTCCAAATGGACCTCGTTTGGGTACAAATGTTATCGAAGCCAAAAATGTAGCCAAAGCTTTTGGAGACAAATTACTGTATGATAATTTGAATTTTACTTTGCCACAAGCTGGAATTGTTGGAATTATCGGACCAAACGGTGCTGGTAAATCAACTATTTTCAAAATGATAATGGGAGAACAAAAAACTGATAGTGGTGAATTCTCAGTTGGTGATACAGTGAAAATCGCTTATGTAGATCAGGCGCACTCAAATATTGATCCAAACAAATCCATTTGGGAAAACTTTGCCGATGGACAGGAATTGATTATGATGGGTGGAAAACAAGTGAATTCAAGAGCTTATTTATCACGTTTCAACTTTGGTGGTGGAGAACAAAACAAAAAAGTATCGATGCTTTCTGGTGGTGAGCGTAACCGTTTGCACCTGGCAATGACTTTAAAAGAAGAAGGAAACGTATTGTTACTGGATGAGCCAACGAATGATTTGGACGTAAACACGCTTCGTGCACTTGAGGAAGGTTTGGAGAATTTCGCAGGTTGTGCAGTAGTGATTTCGCACGACAGATGGTTCTTAGATAGAATTTGTACACACATTTTAGCTTTCGAAGGAGATTCTGAAGTGTATTACTTCGAAGGTGGATTCTCAGATTATGAAGAAAACAAAAAGAAACGTTTGGGTGGTGATTTAACTCCAAAACGTTTGAAATACAGAAAATTGATTAGATAA
- a CDS encoding SDR family oxidoreductase encodes MKIILTGATGVLGSHIMYDILELFIKQNNNGKLFIIARNKGKVSAINRVNELLTSDYTPQVLRKSGLEKLHEYIEIIDSDLANLQDTFSEKIKGAYFIHSAGYVNLSTDENLKEKIFDENAKITKSLFKTFHPFIKKFIYIGTAFSSGIRKGLIDNDFHNLDFKPEHRNAYEDAKFHSENFIAKECKRLGLPFQILRPSVIGGKMLGTESPYFIPKYMVFYLLAKFFHFTSQRKGEQENVRFIINEETGLNIIPVDYVAKVIVNTFERDDIEQLNIVNDKSFNIVKGLQLIMKEVGYTNFTLIKNPLDFKYKNTIEKLYYESIGKHLKPYFITNPNEYDTTLLNSILEIPKLDNEAFTNMIRYAILNDFKDINV; translated from the coding sequence ATGAAAATAATACTTACTGGAGCAACGGGAGTTTTGGGATCGCATATTATGTATGATATTCTGGAGCTTTTTATCAAACAAAACAATAACGGAAAACTTTTTATTATTGCCAGAAACAAAGGGAAAGTTAGCGCCATTAATCGTGTTAATGAACTTTTGACAAGTGATTACACTCCTCAGGTTTTACGAAAAAGCGGTTTGGAAAAACTACATGAATATATTGAAATTATAGATTCGGATTTAGCGAATCTTCAGGATACTTTTTCCGAAAAAATAAAAGGAGCATACTTTATCCACTCCGCAGGTTACGTTAATTTGTCTACGGACGAGAATCTAAAAGAGAAAATTTTTGACGAAAATGCCAAAATAACCAAATCGCTTTTCAAGACTTTCCATCCTTTTATCAAGAAGTTCATTTACATCGGAACTGCGTTTTCATCCGGAATCCGAAAAGGTTTGATTGATAATGATTTCCATAATTTGGATTTTAAACCAGAGCATCGAAATGCGTATGAGGATGCCAAATTTCATTCTGAGAATTTCATAGCCAAAGAATGCAAAAGGTTGGGATTGCCTTTTCAAATTTTGAGACCAAGTGTCATTGGAGGTAAAATGTTGGGAACCGAAAGCCCTTATTTCATTCCAAAATACATGGTTTTTTATCTTTTGGCCAAGTTTTTTCACTTTACTTCGCAGCGAAAAGGAGAACAGGAAAACGTTCGTTTTATAATCAATGAAGAGACGGGTTTAAATATTATACCAGTCGATTACGTGGCCAAAGTCATTGTGAACACTTTCGAACGTGACGACATTGAACAATTGAATATCGTAAACGACAAAAGCTTCAATATTGTGAAAGGTTTACAGTTGATTATGAAAGAAGTGGGGTACACTAATTTTACTTTAATCAAAAACCCCCTTGATTTCAAATACAAAAACACCATCGAAAAACTGTATTACGAAAGTATTGGTAAGCATTTAAAACCTTATTTTATTACCAATCCCAACGAATACGACACCACTTTACTGAATTCGATTCTTGAAATCCCAAAATTGGATAATGAGGCGTTTACCAATATGATTCGCTATGCCATTTTGAATGATTTTAAGGATATTAATGTTTAA
- a CDS encoding DNA mismatch repair protein MutS has translation MISITEKTLQDLQFPTVLETISEICNTDIGKQKALEITPFRDKDTLMAVLLQTSEYVSSFQNNNAIPNHGFDAITYEIKFLAIEDSFLEVGGFRKIATISETTNVLLAFLNKFNDYYPNLCAKSSGIKLTKEIITLVDAVVDKYGEIKDNASPRLLEIRREMNLVRGKVNQSFGSALTQYNSLGYLDDIKESFVQNRRVLAVLAMYRRKVKGSILGSSKTGSIAYIEPENTLKYSRELSNLEYEEKEEITRILKQLSNAVRPFLPLLIQYQDFLSDIDVIAAKAKYANRINGILPTITEERRLYFREAYHPILYLNNKQKKEVTHPQTIELSQENRIIVISGPNAGGKTISMKTVGLLQLMLQSGMLIPVHERSETFLFDRILTDIGDNQSIENHLSTYSYRLKNMNYFLKKCNKKTMFLIDEFGTGSDPELGGALAEIFLEEFYHREAFGLITTHYSNLKILANELPCATNANMLFDEKSLEPMYKLALGQAGSSFTFEVALKNGIPFSLINRAKKKIEVGKVRFDKTIANLQKERSKMEKTSQTLKEEETKARQEGKKMEDINIKIKQKLESYQELYDSNQKTIYIGQKIEDIAEKYFNNKNKKDLIGEFLKIIEIENSKRKKATPKEAKAIIQKKKEIIEEVAVVVEEIRKEKKEKKLKPVIEKPKPILKVGDRVRMLDGKSVGSIDKIEKNKAVVNYGLFTSKVSLDDLEFVEAGKK, from the coding sequence ATGATCTCCATTACCGAAAAAACGTTACAAGATTTACAATTTCCTACGGTTCTCGAAACGATTTCCGAAATATGTAATACTGATATAGGAAAACAAAAAGCCTTGGAAATAACTCCTTTTAGGGATAAAGACACTTTGATGGCAGTATTGTTGCAAACTTCAGAGTATGTTTCCTCTTTCCAGAATAACAATGCCATTCCCAATCACGGTTTTGATGCCATTACATACGAAATAAAATTTCTAGCCATCGAAGACAGTTTTCTGGAAGTGGGCGGATTTAGAAAAATTGCGACAATATCAGAAACAACGAATGTTCTTTTGGCGTTTTTAAATAAATTCAATGATTATTACCCAAATCTTTGTGCCAAAAGTTCTGGAATTAAACTCACCAAAGAGATTATCACACTTGTGGATGCTGTGGTGGATAAATATGGAGAGATAAAAGACAATGCCTCTCCCCGATTGTTGGAAATTCGCCGTGAAATGAATTTGGTTCGCGGAAAAGTGAATCAAAGTTTCGGTTCAGCTTTGACACAATACAATAGTTTGGGTTATCTGGATGATATCAAAGAGAGTTTTGTGCAAAACCGTCGTGTTTTGGCTGTTTTGGCTATGTACAGACGAAAAGTAAAGGGTTCCATTCTGGGAAGTTCCAAAACTGGAAGTATTGCTTATATAGAGCCTGAAAACACACTTAAATATTCTCGGGAACTAAGTAACTTGGAATATGAGGAAAAAGAGGAAATTACAAGAATTCTAAAGCAGTTATCGAATGCTGTTCGGCCGTTTTTACCATTATTGATTCAGTATCAGGATTTTCTTAGCGATATTGATGTAATTGCTGCCAAAGCAAAATACGCCAATAGAATCAACGGAATTCTGCCAACAATTACAGAGGAACGTCGTCTTTATTTCAGGGAGGCCTATCATCCTATTTTGTATTTGAACAACAAGCAGAAAAAGGAAGTTACACATCCGCAAACCATCGAACTAAGTCAAGAAAATAGAATAATAGTTATTTCGGGACCTAATGCAGGAGGTAAAACTATCTCAATGAAAACCGTTGGCTTATTGCAATTGATGTTGCAATCAGGTATGTTGATTCCTGTTCACGAACGCAGTGAAACGTTTCTTTTTGATAGAATTTTGACAGACATTGGAGATAATCAATCTATTGAAAATCACTTAAGTACTTATAGTTACCGTTTGAAGAACATGAACTACTTTTTGAAAAAGTGCAACAAGAAAACCATGTTCTTGATAGATGAATTCGGTACGGGTTCCGATCCTGAATTGGGAGGTGCTTTGGCTGAAATATTCTTGGAAGAGTTTTATCATAGAGAAGCATTCGGATTAATCACCACGCATTATTCAAATCTAAAAATTCTTGCTAATGAACTCCCTTGTGCAACCAATGCCAATATGTTATTTGACGAAAAATCATTAGAACCAATGTATAAATTGGCTCTAGGACAAGCGGGAAGCTCTTTTACTTTTGAAGTTGCTTTAAAAAATGGAATTCCTTTTAGTTTAATCAATCGAGCCAAAAAGAAAATTGAGGTTGGAAAAGTTCGTTTTGATAAAACAATTGCCAACTTACAAAAGGAGCGTTCCAAAATGGAGAAAACATCCCAGACACTTAAAGAAGAGGAAACGAAAGCACGGCAGGAAGGCAAGAAAATGGAAGATATCAATATCAAAATCAAGCAAAAATTGGAAAGCTATCAGGAATTATATGACAGCAATCAAAAGACGATTTACATTGGTCAAAAAATAGAAGATATCGCCGAGAAATATTTCAATAATAAAAACAAAAAAGACCTGATTGGGGAGTTTTTGAAAATCATCGAAATAGAAAATTCCAAACGTAAAAAAGCAACTCCCAAAGAGGCGAAAGCGATAATCCAGAAGAAAAAGGAAATCATCGAGGAAGTTGCAGTTGTTGTAGAAGAGATTCGCAAGGAAAAGAAAGAGAAGAAACTAAAACCTGTAATCGAAAAACCGAAACCTATTTTAAAAGTGGGTGACCGAGTACGAATGTTGGACGGAAAATCTGTGGGAAGTATTGATAAGATTGAAAAAAATAAAGCTGTGGTGAATTATGGCTTGTTTACTTCGAAAGTAAGTTTGGACGATTTGGAGTTTGTAGAAGCTGGGAAGAAATAG